The nucleotide window AATAGGGAAAGGACGTGTTATTTATTTACCGGAAGTGATTCCATCGGTGCCCAAGCCAACGATGGTGCCTATGGCGGGACCTTATTTTAAACTCGCTAAGAATCATCAGCAACTGATCGAAGCTGTGCAATGGGCTTCGGGCAATGATCTGTCACTGCAGGTAGAAGGTCCGGAAACGGTAACAATGGAGCTGTTAAAACAGGAAAGTAAAGAACGGCTGCTGTTGCACCTGGTGAACTTTAACTACGAGAAAGCTCCTGCGGAAAATATAAAAGTAAGTCTTAAAATTCCAACGGGAAAAAAAGTACAAAAACTGACGCTTTTAAGCCCCGATCGTAAAACAATAACCAGCAGCCTGGCATTTACACAGGAAAAAGGAATGCTGCAATTTACCATTCCACAGGTGAAGTTATATGGACTTGCGGCTGTAGAATTAAAGTAAGTATGCTTACAGCTTTATCTCAAATATAGTTTGAGTCATATGAGCATAACGGAAGGTTCTCTGTTTAGGGAACCTTCTTTTGTTTCAATGAACTGCTATTTTGAATAAGGGTTTTCTGGCAAATTAGTGGTAGCAAAAAAGAATCGCCGCCCGGATGACCTGGCCGGACAGGCACGGCTAGCATGAAGCATGGATGCATTCGTGGCTTTGCAACGGCCGCGCCAGCTCTATGTTTGAGGATGACACTTTCATAACGTCGTTTCGACTGCTGAGTTTTTCTGTATATCCTTCAGGTGTGCGCATCGTGAATTTTTAAACCGGAATGACGGAATATAAGTCTATCATTTAAACAAATGAAGCTTGTATAAAAGTGTTGTTGAGGTATAGCCGGTTTACAAACTATTTCACCAGGTACTGGGCCAAAGGCGATTTCATTTCTCTTAAACCTTCGCCTGCCAACTTAGCGATGGCTGTAGCTCCGGCTTCAGATAAATGAGTATCATCCTTTTTGCCTTTAGGGAGTTTGGTGAATTTACCCGGCTCTATATAAACATACAATTGTTTAGATGCTTCCGGTCCTAATTGTTGAACGAGTCCGCGTGACTTAAGATTAAGATCTATCAGCGGTACTTTCATCTCTTTTGACAGCTTTCTAACCTCTTCTACATACGCTTCAAAGCTATTAGGAAGCAGTGTTCCGCTTTTATCAAATTTTCTCCGGGTTATAGAAGTAAACAGCACAGGGATGGCTTTTTTTTCCCTCGTTTCGGATATATAGTTGATCAGGTTTTGGCGGTAAGTACCGTGTGGATCCGTATGCCGCAGGCTATCATCTTTTTCGTCATTAGGTCCGAACATAATGAACACATAATCGCCGGGCATTACCTGGTCGATTGTTTTCTGCCAGTAGCCTTCCTCCCTGAAACTTTTAGAGCTTCTACCGCTCCTGGCCATATTTTTAATAATAACCTGGCCGTTAAAAAATTGAGGCATCATCTGCATCCATCCGCGTATCGGGTAATTGTCTCCGCCAAAGCCGTTCAGGTATCGCTGATCATAATCGCACATAGTGGAGTCGCCAATAGAATAAATAGTTACTTTCTTTGTTTTTGTAAAGCTGTACAAAAAAAACAGGCAACCCAGGG belongs to Niabella yanshanensis and includes:
- a CDS encoding rhamnogalacturonan acetylesterase; amino-acid sequence: MKTKIYIFSPLRRKPAVKITGIVIGNDAGDICGCYNGLWLKKNYISNTSTLNESFKIIDMKRLFIALGCLFFLYSFTKTKKVTIYSIGDSTMCDYDQRYLNGFGGDNYPIRGWMQMMPQFFNGQVIIKNMARSGRSSKSFREEGYWQKTIDQVMPGDYVFIMFGPNDEKDDSLRHTDPHGTYRQNLINYISETREKKAIPVLFTSITRRKFDKSGTLLPNSFEAYVEEVRKLSKEMKVPLIDLNLKSRGLVQQLGPEASKQLYVYIEPGKFTKLPKGKKDDTHLSEAGATAIAKLAGEGLREMKSPLAQYLVK